The following coding sequences lie in one Silene latifolia isolate original U9 population chromosome 5, ASM4854445v1, whole genome shotgun sequence genomic window:
- the LOC141655158 gene encoding replication protein A 70 kDa DNA-binding subunit A-like: MAPRSYSLINELRPTPPDNEDSGSNNWKIRVRVTRLCKVYRPTNKSELLYVSTVLIDEEGGYVEATIPGYFWKRFEPKICDGKIYILKNFEIIPNRTAYRVVSDNKIMLKFFYSTFAKAMALEDSTIPIHRFDFVPFDNLDHRRDNHYILTDLYGVVIDEKPGNNCFAIEIENEVGDRVRITLWDQCLANYHLQKEKLTGSNVPTVAVVTSLIVKNYNGYNSISTSSSSSLYLNLDFPEVNTLTTIYSEKSGDFKHKAAIDEITQKDISTLLEYAKTEYKKDLICYCTAKVKCIPREKPWNYQSCFGCTSKPRHRASGLWCDTCKKPSETQTIRYRIELKVQNDTSTTSFVIFDKEAKKLIGQDALTLFDSQPIEDEDDEDYNHIPDLLFNTFVGKEFCFKIRVADYNHGLKRRKSFNVIDISEKCFNETFNGEHTQPKRSRQVHIVDESDDEGSISTSKNKKTRHEEVDLIDLKED; encoded by the exons ATGGCACCGAG ATCTTATTCGCTCATCAATGAACTAAGACCAACACCTCCTGACAACGAAGACTCCGGCAGTAACAATTGGAAAATCAGGGTTCGTGTGACAAGATTATGCAAAGTTTATCGTCCAACCAACAAATCTGAGCTTCTTTATGTTTCTACGGTCCTCATAGATGAAGAG GGAGGGTACGTGGAGGCAACCATCCCAGGTTATTTCTGGAAACGCTTCGAACCAAAAATTTGtgatggaaaaatctatatccTCAAAAACTTTGAGATTATCCCAAATAGGACCGCCTATCGTGTTGTAAGCGACAACAAGATTATGCTGAAGTTCTTTTACTCTACTTTTGCCAAGGCCATGGCATTAGAAGATAGTACTATTCCTATTCATAGATTCGACTTTGTTCCATTCGACAATTTAGACCATCGGCGTGATAACCACTATATACTTACTG ATCTATACGGAGTTGTTATCGACGAGAAACCCGGAAACAATTGTTTTGCAATAGAGATTGAAAATGAAGT GGGTGATCGCGTAAGAATTACTCTATGGGATCAATGTCTTGCCAACTACCATCTACAAAAAGAAAAACTTACTGGTTCTAACGTACCCACCGTAGCTGTCGTAACATCTCTCATAGTAAAGAACTATAATG GATACAACAGTAtatcaacttcttcatcaagtAGTCTATACCTCAATCTAGACTTCCCTGAAGTGAATACACTAACTACAATTTATAGTGAGAAGAGTGGGGATTTCAAACACAAAGCAGCTATAGACGAAATCACCCAGAAAGATATATCAACCCTCTTAGAGTATGCAAAAACTGAGTACAAAAAG GATCTTATATGTTATTGTACCGCTAAAGTAAAATGTATCCCAAGAGAAAAACCTTGGAATTACCAATCATGTTTTGGGTGCACCAGTAAGCCACGTCATAGGGCATCTGGCCTATGGTGTGATACTTGCAAGAAGCCAAGTGAAACTCAGACAATCAG GTATCGTATCGAGTTAAAAGTGCAAAATGATACCTCTACCACATCTTTCGTCATATTTGACAAAGAAGCTAAAAAACTTATTGGTCAAGATGCTCTTACCTTATTTGATTCCCAACCAATTGAGGACGAGGATGATGAAGACTACAATCACATTCCGGATCTGCTTTTCAACACCTTCGTTGGAAAAGAATTCTGTTTCAAAATAAGGGTTGCTGATTATAATCACGGCcttaaaagaagaaagagcttCAACGTCATTGACATATCAGAGAAGTGCTTCAATGAG ACTTTTAACGGAGAACATACACAGCCAAAACGCTCAAGACAAGTTCATATTGTGGACGAATCAGATGACGAGGGGTCGATCAGCACTTCAAAAAACAAGAAGACAAGACACGAGGAGGTTGACTTAATAGATCTCAAGGAAGACTGA
- the LOC141655159 gene encoding uncharacterized protein LOC141655159, with translation MEGVDKRNKRRRIISEGRRKRQRVGNNSEEQINNDEKGQPENKEKEYRYLGDAEYNCPSCGAIMWFDERIKNTSTRNNIRFNMCCRDGKVHLKGLKDAPDVLRRLLTHEDKDSKDFRQLIRVYNSCYAFTSMGAKIDNSVNQRPGSYVFRVSGQVLHRMGTLLPEDGAQPSYAQLYVYDTASEISLRENAVARRQDNPTLDHDILTKLKDMLDEFNPLAKTFRMAKERIKEDENIRLSVKLLGTRKPNDRIYNTPTASEIAALIVHDNSTESRGKDIVVHHRSRGLQAISELHPSYMALQYPLLFPYGEDSYHTGITYYVPDGTRKKGKREYVTMREYYTYRIQQREVGGGLLLYCGRLFQQFLVDCCCAIESERLWFIRNNQDKFRCDVLNNVYDAITQGDTMGITIGQRIYLPPSFTGSPRYMQQNYQDAMAICRWYGNPHLFLTFTANPRWPEIEAALTLMGRQKAEDRPDIVARVFKMKLRQLMHLLKKEDYFGPTVADIYTIEFQKRGLPHAHILLWLRRGSEEVSTEFIDTIIHAEIPDKNKEPRLYEIVSRSMVHGPCGKDGPNCPCMMNDVCTKKYPKEHNESTTLDRNGYPVYRRRKDSRTIKKGIHEMDNRSIVPYNPGLLLTFDAHINVEWCNTAKAIKYLFKYISKGPDKATLVIQEDTQDEIKAYMDCRYLSASEAAWRIFEFDIQERYPSVMRLPVLLEGEQSVVIKDSDMLEERIEEKNSTNTMMTVWMATNANQPDARTLSYAEFPTKYVWKEEGWHKRKQGKCIGRMVYVHPTAGERYYLRVLLNIVKGAQSYQDIRTLGDVVYPTFKEACYAHGLLNNDKEWHEAMSEANKWAMPSQLRELFVTMILFCEVTDITKLWEESYGMLSEDIERKKRRLFGDPNLELSDAAKRSYTLLEIDKILMRYGKRLSDIESMPQQVESDVHGMENRLIRDERKYDHKQLRDEWERKVKLLNREQQVINAVNSKLQELFFVYGHGGTGKTFLYGAISAKLRSEGKIVLNVASSGIAALLLPGGRTAHSRFDIPIELFDDSTCNVKQNSQLAELLRETSLIIWDEAPMDHRNAFEALDRTMRDIVSYTDPDASSKMFGGKVVLLGGDFRQVLPIVSKGKRQDIVQASISRSHIWRSCTVFLLRKSMRVTDSDGERQRFNKWLLAMGDGRLEAKAEEHEDEGTWIKIPEEYTSVCGKLDIKQVVDEIYPSFVEGSKNDEYLRERAILTPLNETADTVNDYMTGQIPGNYKIYKSCDEVCAASIDSDDQFSAYPIEYLNTLNLQGLPRHELKLKVGMPVMLLRNINPSQGLCNGTRLIVTRTGEYIVEARIITGSNVGKHVLIPRIVLTSTDPKVPFILMRRQYPLKPCYAMTINKSQGQSLTHVGVYLPKPVFSHGQLYVAASRTTTPQGLRFFIDDTDQNFKGYTRNIVYKEVFSNLPVIE, from the exons ATGGAAGGGGTAGATAAGAGGAACAAACGTAGGAGGATCATCTCAGAAGGCAGAAGGAAGAGGCAAAGAGTAGGTAACAATTCTGAAGAACAGATAAACAATGACGAAAAAGGGCAACCAG AGAACAAAGAAAAAGAGTATCGCTACCTAGGCGATGCTGAGTACAACTGCCCTTCATGTGGTGCCATTATGTGGTTCGATGAGAGAATAAAAAACACAAGCACACGGAACAACATAAGGTTCAACATGTGTTGTAGAGATGGTAAGGTTCATTTGAAGGGACTAAAGGATGCACCCGATGTCTTAAGAAGGCTACTAACCCATGAAGATAAGGACTCAAAAGACTTCAGACAGTTAATTAGAGTATACAATTCCTGTTACGCATTCACTTCTATGGGTGCAAAGATTGACAACTCGGTTAACCAGAGGCCAGGTAGCTACGTCTTCCGGGTAAGCGGCCAGGTCCTCCACCGTATGGGAACGCTGCTTCCAGAAGATGGGGCCCAGCCATCATATGCACAACTATATGTCTACGATACTGCATCAGAGATATCGCTAAGAGAAAACGCCGTGGCCAGAAGACAGGACAACCCTACCTTAGATCATGACATCCTAACAAAACTAAAGGACATGTTAGACGAATTTAACCCACTAGCAAAGACATTTCGTATGGCAAAAGAGAGAATAAAGGAGGACGAAAACATACGATTATCAGTCAAATTGTTAGGTACAAGAAAGCCTAATGACAGGATATATAATACTCCAACAGCGTCAGAGATCGCCGCACTCATTGTACACGATAATAGTACCGAGTCCAGAGGGAAGGACATAGTTGTACATCATAGATCGAGAGGGTTACAAGCAATTAGCGAGCTACATCCTTCCTATATGGCTCTTCAGTATCCGCTTTTATTTCCCTACGGCGAAGATAGTTACCATACTGGAATAACATATTACGTACCAGATGGGACACGAAAAAAGGGCAAGAGGGAATACGTCACTATGAGAGAATACTATACGTATCGGATACAACAGAGGGAGGTAGGAGGCGGTCTATTACTATATTGCGGTAGATTGTTCCAGCAATTTTTAGTAGATTGTTGTTGTGCGATCGAGTCAGAAAGACTCTGGTTTATTAGGAATAATCAAGACAAGTTCAGATGTGATGTTTTAAATAACGTATATGACGCCATTACACAAGGAGATACAATGGGGATAACTATTGGCCAGAGAATATATCTGCCTCCCTCATTTACTGGAAGCCCGAGATACATGCAACAAAACTACCAAGATGCAATGGCCATCTGTCGGTGGTACGGAAATCCTCACTTATTTCTAACATTCACTGCAAATCCAAGATGGCCAGAGATCGAGGCAGCTCTGACTCTCATGGGTAGACAAAAAGCTGAGGACCGTCCAGATATCGTGGCCAGAGTTTTCAAGATGAAGCTCCGGCAACTTATGCACCTTTTGAAAAAGGAAGACTATTTTGGACCTACCGTTGCAG ATATTTATACCATAGAGTTTCAGAAGAGAGGTTTACCTCATGCTCATATATTATTGTGGCTAAGGAGAGGGAGTGAAGAGGTATCAACCGAATTCATCGACACCATAATCCATGCAGAGATACCTGACAAAAACAAGGAACCACGGTTATATGAAATTGTGTCACGCTCTATGGTCCATGGACCATGCGGCAAAGATGGTCCAAATTGCCCATGTATGATGAATGATGTTTGCACAAAGAAATATCCAAAGGAACATAACGAGAGCACAACATTGGATCGCAATGGGTATCCAGTGTACAGAAGAAGGAAGGACAGTAG GACCATTAAAAAGGGTATCCATGAAATGGACAATAGATCTATTGTACCATATAACCCAGGGTTGCTTTTAACGTTTGATGCACACATCAATGTCGAGTGGTGCAACACAGCAAAAGCCATAAAGTATTTGTTTAAATATATATCAAAGGGACCAGATAAAGCGACTTTAGTCATACAAGAGGACACACAGGACGAGATAAAGGCTTACATGGACTGTCGATATCTATCTGCTTCAGAGGCGGCCTGGAGAATCTTTGAGTTTGACATCCAGGAGAGATATCCTTCAGTGATGCGCCTCCCCGTGCTCCTGGAAGGAGAACAATCAGTGGTGATTAAGGACAGTGATATGCTAGAAGAAAGAATTGAGGAGAAAAACAGCACAAACACAATGATGACAGTGTGGATGGCAACAAATGCAAATCAGCCAGATGCAAGAACGTTATCCTATGCGGAATTTCCAACAAAATACGTGTGGAAGGAAGAGGGATGGCACAAAAGGAAGCAAGGGAAGTGCATTGGCAGGATGGTGTACGTTCACCCAACAGCCGGAGAAAGGTATTACCTGAGAGTGCTCCTCAACATAGTCAAGGGTGCGCAAAGTTATCAAGACATTAGAACATTGGGAGACGTTGTGTACCCTACATTCAAGGAAGCTTGTTATGCACATGGCCTTTTAAATAATGATAAAGAGTGGCATGAAGCCATGTCAGAGGCAAATAAATGGGCAATGCCGTCGCAGCTCAGGGAGCTATTCGTCACGATGATTCTGTTTTGTGAAGTAACAGATATAACGAAGCTGTGGGAGGAGAGCTATGGGATGCTATCAGAGGACATTGAGCGCAAGAAAAGAAGATTGTTTGGAGACCCTAATTTAGAACTTAGTGATGCCGCCAAACGGTCATACACCCTACTTGAGATAGACAAAATTCTGATGAGATACGGCAAGAGACTATCGGACATCGAAAGTATGCCGCAACAAGTGGAATCAGATGTACACGGCATGGAGAACAGACTGATTAGGGATGAGAGGAAGTACGATCACAAGCAGCTTAGAGACGAGTGGGAGAGGAAGGTCAAATTACTGAACAGAGAGCAACAAG TTATCAATGCTGTCAATAGCAAATTACAGGAGTTGTTTTTTGTTTACGGTCATGGAGGAACAGGAAAGACATTCTTATACGGAGCAATCTCAGCGAAACTACGGTCGGAGGGCAAGATTGTACTCAATGTGGCATCGTCCG GTATCGCGGCGTTACTACTACCAGGGGGAAGGACAGCGCATAGTAGGTTTGATATACCTATTGAGCTATTTGACGACTCAACGTGTAATGTGAAACAGAATAGCCAGCTGGCTGAACTACTACGGGAGACGTCGTTGATTATATGGGATGAAGCCCCAATGGACCACAGGAATGCTTTTGAAGCACTAGATCGTACAATGAGGGATATAGTAAGCTACACCGATCCGGACGCATCTTCAAAGATGTTCGGGGGGAAGGTGGTATTACTTGGAGGCGATTTCAGACAAGTGCTACCCATCGTATCGAAGGGGAAGAGACAGGATATCGTACAAGCCTCAATAAGCAGATCACATATATGGAGATCATGCACGGTGTTTCttctaaggaagagcatgagggtTACAGATTCAGATGGTGAAAGACAGAGATTTAATAAGTGGTTATTGGCTATGGGTGACGGGAGGTTAGAAGCGAAAGCGGAAGAGCATGAGGATGAAGGGACGTGGATAAAGATACCAGAAGAGTACACATCAGTGTGTGGGAAGCTTGATATTAAACAAGTAGTCGATGAAATTTACCCGAGTTTCGTAGAGGGGAGTAAGAATGATGAATACTTGCGTGAACGCGCAATACTGACTCCTTTGAACGAAACAGCAGATACAGTAAACGACTATATGACCGGCCAGATCCCTGGcaactataaaatatataaaaGTTGCGATGAGGTATGCGCGGCTTCTATAGACAGCGATGACCAGTTCTCGGCTTACCCAATCGAGTACCTAAATACGCTAAATCTACAAGGCCTGCCAAGGCACGAGCTCAAGCTTAAGGTAGGCATGCCAGTAATGCTTTTACGGAATATTAACCCCTCACAAGGATTGTGTAATGGAACTCGATTGATTGTTACACGAACAGGAGAATATATAGTGGAGGCGAGGATTATCACCGGATCAAACGTGGGTAAGCATGTGCTAATCCCAAGGATAGTGTTAACATCGACGGATCCTAAGGTACCATTCATTCTCATGAGAAGGCAATATCCACTGAAACCATGCTATGCAATGACCATAAACAAGAGTCAAGGTCAATCCCTTACACACGTCGGGGTATACTTACCGAAGCCAGTTTTTAGTCACGGACAATTATACGTTGCGGCATCGAGGACAACGACACCGCAAGGGCTGAGGTTCTTCATAGATGATACTGACCAGAATTTCAAGGGATATACACGAAATATAGTATACAAAGAGGTATTTTCGAATTTGCCTGTTATTGAATAA